Within the Candidatus Neomarinimicrobiota bacterium genome, the region TTTTAGATAATGATAGCCAATAACTCAGCATTTGTCCAGTAAATATTAGATCATTTCGGTGCGAACATAGGTGTGGCGAAAATGAGCCAACCTGAACGTCACAAAACAACACGAAACGACACTAATCAACAAATAGAAAAATCCCCGACTTCTTAAGCGAAATCAAGGATTATGGCTCTATATCTTTAGTATCGGGGGTAGATTTCTCCGGAGGTCACGAAGGACTCCTTTGGAGAGTTCCTTCGGAAGAACCTGCTGTCTTTGGATTATGAGCCCAACGAGCTACCAGACAGTTTCACCCTGCGATCCGAAGCGTATATTATGACACTTCTTAAAAATATCATAATTTTCTCTTGCATCATTAAAACATTATGTGTAGTTTCTAATTGAGAATGAGTTTCAATTACATTTGGCGAGGAAATAGAAAAAGCGCTAATAGATAAGTTCAGGAACACACTTCATGAAAACGGTATGAAGTGCACGCCCGCAAGGCTTTCGATCTTCAAGGAGGTCTACAGCTCTTCGGAGCATTTCGACGCTGACGAGATCTATTTTCGTCTCCGAAGCGAGAAGAAACGGGTCTCCCGCGCTACTGTTTACAGAACCTTAGACCTGCTCGTCGAGAACGGTTTTGTCTCAAAGGTAAACGTCGGTCAGAGTCAGGTGCATTTTGAAAATACACTCGCACAGAAGCATCACGAACATCTTGTCTGCACTCAGTGCGGAAAGATAATCGAGTTCAACAACAAATTGTTGGAAGAGGAGCAGAACAGGATCTGCAAAGAATACGGATTCCTGCCCACCAAGCACAATCTGATCGTGTTCGGGTTATGCGACAAATGTCAGAGAAGGTCGGATTAGCGGTGCACGAACATACATCATCCAAAGTTGTTTCGAAATCACCTCCCGTAGTGTTGATCGGAAATCCGAATGTCGGAAAAAGCGTCGTATTCGGGTATCTGTCCGGCAGGTACGTAACGGTATCGAACTTTCCCGGAACGACCGTCGAGATTTCAAGGGGGACGATCGGAACTAACGATACCAAAGACACTATCATAGATACACCGGGAGTGAACAATCTGCTTCCCTCTTCGGAAGATGAGCGCGTTACGAGAGACCTCCTGCTGAGGCAGAAACCGAAGTCGATTATACAGGTAATAGATTCCAAGAATCTTAAAAGAGGGCTTCTGCTTACAATCCAGTTGGCTGAGATGGAGCTTCCGGTCGTCCTGGATCTGAACATGACCGATGAGGCGATCACGAGAGGTGTTTCCGTGGACGCTTCTGCGCTTTCAGAGCTTCTCGGTGTGCCGGTCATTGAAACGGTCGCCACGCGGAAAAAGGGTTTAAAGGAGGTCGGAGACGCACTGAAAACTGCCGCGATTCCCGAGATGAGCCTGAATTACGGTCCGCTCATTGAACCCGCCGTGAAGAAGATAGAAAAGATGCTCCCTGAAATCAGGACAGGAGTAAGATCAATCGCCCTCATGCTTTTAGGAGGTGACGAGACCATCGTTGACTGGCTTCAGGATAGGATGTCAACAGCGGAGCTCGAAGAGGTCGAGAGCATAGTAGGTTCCGTGCAGGAAAAATTTAACGAACCTCTGTCGAGAGTCATTACAAGGCGGAGGATGAAAGAAGCGGGAAGGATAGCGGACATAGCAACCGGCAGGTTTGGAAAGCAGAGTTCCGACATTGCCACGAAAATCGGTATCTTGACGATGCATCCCTTTTGGGGTTTGTTCTCCGCCGCCGCTGTTCTCTATCTGATGTATCAGTTCGTCGGTGTTTTCGGGGCGGGATATTTGACAGATTATCTCGAAGGCGTGATTTTCGCCCAATATTTATCCGTATGGTTCAGCGATCTGTTCAGCCATGTTCCCATAGCTGTTATAAGAGATATATTTGTAGGAGAATACGGACTCCTGACGATGGCGCTGCCCTATTCGATAGCCATCATACTCCCCGTAGTGGTAACGTTTTTTATCGCATTCGGGATTTTGGAAGACTCGGGATATCTCCCCCGGCTGGCGGTAATGTTGAACAAGGTATTCAAACTGATGGGCTTGAACGGAAAAGCCGTACTTCCGATGGTGCTCGGTCTCGGCTGTGATACTATGGCTACACTGACAACACGTATCCTCGACACAAAAAAGGAGAGGATTCTCGTGACATTATTGCTCGCGTTGGGAGTTCCATGCAGCGCTCAGTTGGGAGTAATCATGGGACTGTTGGGCGCTATCTCGATCTCCGCATTGATGATCTGGGGAGTGGTAGTTTTCCTCGTACTCATCGTGGTCGGATTCCTCGCTTCAAAATTGATTCCGGACGAGGGTTCGGATTTTATTCTCGAGCTGCCGCCTATAAGGGTTCCAAAGCTGAGCAACATCACGGTTAAAACTCTCGCAAGAACAGAATGGTATCTAAAAGAGGCGGTGCCTCTATTCTTTGTCGGCACATTGCTTCTTTATTTGCTTCATGTAACCGGAGCGCTGCTCGTTATAGAGAGGTTTTCAAGCCCGATAGTTCAAAGTGTGCTCGGTCTGCCCGCCAAGGCTACAGAAGCGTTCATCGTCGGGTTCCTGAGAAGGGATTACGGAATCGCAGGTCTGAACGGCATGGATCTCACTACAGCACAGATTCTGGTGGCGTCGGTGACTCTGACTCTGTTCATACCGTGCATAGCGAACTTCCTTATAATGATAAAAGAACGCGGAATGAAAATGACGCTCGCTATGTCCGCCGTGATTATTCCGATAGCTTTCTTGGTTGGAGGCATGCTGAATTTTATACTTAAACTGACGGGATACACCGGATGAACTGTCCACTCTGCGGAGCAGAATACACTTATGCAGAAATGGCATGTCACTCCGGCTGTCCATTTAACAAGGGATGCAATATTCTCTGCTGCCCGCACTGCGGTTATGAATACATAGAAGAATCACACATTGTAAACTTATTCAGAAAAATATTCGGTAAAAAACAAACAGATGAAATCAGAGAAGCTAGACCACTTGCTTGAGCACCTTTTCCTGCTCTTGGAGGATAACGCAAAGGAAGCTCCCAACGGCAGAGAGGTTCGGTGCGATCACAGCGCTTTATCCGATTACGTTGAATTCACTCCGAACAGCGATGAATCCAGGTTTATCAACGTCGAGGGTGAGTCGTACGTGCTGACCGATCTGGGCGAGGAAAGAGCCGAAAGTCTTATAAGGCGAAACAGATTGACCGAACGCCTGCTCACGGATCTGCTCCAGGTCTCAGGCGAGGAGATGGAGTCGCAGGCGTGTAAGTTCGAGCATGTGATAAGTCCGGAGGTGGAAGATTCGATCTGTACCCTGCTCGGCCATCCGACGTATTGTCCGCATGGACGGAAGATACCGCGCGGGGAGTGCTGCAAAGGTTTTAAAACGGATATACAGCAGGTTGTGGTTCCGCTCGACCGGATCAAGGTGGGTTCAACTTCCAAGATAATCTTCACGACTCCCGCGTATCACGAACGGTACGAGCGTCTGACGCTGCTTGGAGTCGAACCGGGCGCGATGATCACTCTTTATCAGAAAATTCCCTCATTCGTGATAAAAGTCGATGAAACCGAAGTCGCTCTGGATCAGGAAGTAGCCCGTGAGATTTTTGTGCGTCCGTCAAATGGGAAGAAGCTTTAGAAAAAGCGATCATATGATTCTGACGCCGTGAACGGCGTTTGATGTATGGCATGGATTTTCAGTCCCAGCCATAAACGGCTGGGCTAATCTTATCACAAAATATATTTTCCTTGACAAATGATATTGGAGGCTTATATTTATGTATGAATTTTAACACCCCACAGGGGTGTTGGGTATACAAAGCGAAGGAGCAAATATGCTGGATACAGGAACACAAAAAAAATCGCTCAGAAGACTTAAGTCCATCAAGGGTCAGATCGGCGGTATCGAGCGGATGGTGGATGAGAAAAAATACTGCATGGACATAGTCCACCAGATCAGAGCGGTCAGAAAAGCGCTCGACTCACTTTCGTTTGTTATTATGGAAAGACACGTAAAGAGCTGCGTAAGGGAGGCATTCGTCGACAGCAAAGGAAACGCCGCCGACCGCAAAGTAGATGAGCTCTTCCGTGAAATGAACCAATTTTTAAGATAAGGAAAACTGATGGCAATTGATCCAGTATGTCAGATGGAGGTGGAACCGGAAAACGCCGCCGGAAGCAGCGAATACAAGGGAAATACGATCTATTTCTGCTCGGATTTCTGCAAAGAGGTTTTCGACAAAGATCCGGAAAAATATCCGATTGAAACTCCAAAAAGCGGCGGCGATCACGCCCACGATGAAGATCATGATCACGAACATCATCATGATGAAGGCTCAACAGCTCTGTATACCTGTTCTATGGACCCGGAAGTTCGGCAGGAAGGACCGGGCGCATGCCCAAAATGCGGTATGAGTTTGGAACCGCTTGAAACTAAGATTATCACAAAACGCGAGTATGTCTGTCCTATGCATCCTGAAGTCGTAAAGAGCGAACCGGGTTCATGTCCGATCTGCGGAATGGCGTTGGAACCCCGAACCGTGACTCTGGACGAGGAGGAAAACCCGGAGTTGAAAGATATGAACCGGCGTTTCCTGGTAAGCCTTGTCTTCTCCGTTCCGATTCTTCTATTCACAATGTCAAAAATGACGTTCGGCGTCAGTTTTCTGCCGCCGGGATGGGGACACTGGCTGGAATTAGCTCTCGCAACGCCTGTAGTTATATGGGCGGGAGCTCCGTTCTTCCGCAGAGGATGGGATTCGGTGGTGAACAGATCCCCGAACATGTTTACGCTGATTGCGATCGGCACGGGAGTTGCCTACATGTACAGTCTTGTAGCTACTTTTTTCCCGGAGCTGTTTCCCGCAGCATTTCGCGGAGAAAACGGAGAAGTCGGAGTCTATTATGAAGCGGCGGCGGTCATAATAACGCTTGTGCTTCTCGGACAGGTTCTTGAGCTCCGGGCGCGTAGTAAAACGAGCAGCGCGATAAAGGCGTTACTCGGTCTGGCGCCGAACAGTGCGCGTATTGTAGGCGAAAAGGGTGAGGAAAGGGATATACCCCTTGAAGATGTAACGGTCGGAAACTCGCTCCGGGTTCGTCCGGGAGAAAAGGTTCCTGTGGACGGAACTATCACGGAAGGCGAGAGCTATATCGACGAATCGATGGTCAGCGGAGAGCCGATGCCCGTCAGCAAAACCGCCGGTGACAAAGTGACGGGAGGAACCGTGAACGGCACCGGAACGTTCGTGATGAAGGCGGAACGCGTGGGAAGCGATACGCTGCTCTCACAAATAGTTAAAATGGTCAGCGAGGCGCAGCGGAGCCGTGCCCCGATACAGGGTCTTGCGGATAAGGTATCGTCATATTTTGTCCCCGCGGTCGTGATCATAAGCATCATCACATTTATCATCTGGGGCATATTCGGACCCGATCCTAAATTAGCATACGCTCTGGTGAACGCCGTTGCGGTACTGATCATAGCTTGTCCGTGCGCCCTCGGACTCGCAACTCCGATTTCAATTATGGTGGGAACGGGAAGAGGAGCAAGAGCGGGTGTGCTGATAAAAAACGCCGAAGCTATCGAGAGGCTTGAAAAGGTCGATACGCTTGTTGTCGATAAAACTGGGACGCTTACCGAGGGAAAACCGAAAGTCGTCGGGATAAAATCATTAAACGATTGGAGCGAAAACGAACTGATCCGGCTCACTGCGAGCGTAGAGAGGGGAAGCGAACATCCCCTTGGAAAGGCAATAATTGAAGACGCTGCTGAAAAGAATATCGAGCTCGGTGCAGTGGCAGATTTTGAATCGGTTACGGGAAAAGGAGTAAGAGGAACAGTTGATAATAAGATCGTATCGGTCGGAAACAGCAAGTTTATCAGTGAGCAAGGCGTGCCGACAGAGGAACTGGAATCGGAAGCAGCCGGGCATTTCGAAAAGGGCGAGACGGTTATCTTCGTGGCGGTTGATAAAGAACCGGCAGGTTTCATCGGTATATCCGATCCGATCAAATCAACCACGAAGGAAGCGATCCGGTATCTGCAAAAGGCGGGGATCGAAGTGGTGATGCTTACCGGAGACAATCGTGAAGCGGCGCTGAGGGTGGCTAAAGAGCTTGAGATAAACCGGGTGGAGGCGGAAGTGCTGCCGGATGAAAAAAACGAGATCGTCAAGAGTTTACAGGAATCGGGGAAAATAGTCGCTATGGCAGGGGACGGCATAAACGACGCGCCGGCGCTTGCTCAGGCTGACGTGGGGATTGCCATGGGTACCGGAACCGACGTCGCGATCGAGAGCGCCAGCGTGACGTTGATCAAGGGTGATCTGATGGGGATCGCAAGAGCGCGCAAGTTGAGCAGAGGCACGATGCGAAATATACGCCAGAATCTTTTCTGGGCGTTCATCTATAACTTCCTCGGCGTACCTCTGGCTGCCGGCGCTCTTTATCCGTTCTTCGGAATTCTGCTGAGCCCGATCATAGCGGCTGCGGCAATGAGCTTCAGCTCGGTCAGCGTGATCGGAAACGCGCTGAGATTGAGAAATTTATCTCTCTGAGATCAGTCCGTTTCCCTCATGCTTTTCAAGCAGCATATCGCTGTAAGAATTTGAAATCAGATCGGTTTCCTCGATCCCGAACATTGCTAAGTATTTGTTGCACTGGGCATCGAGCTCTTTGATCCCGATCGAGCCGTCTTCGTCGATTGCCTCGATTTCTACAAAGCTGCCGAGCCGAGCGACTTCATCGAGATGAAATTTTACGTTTTCGATGAAATAAATTTCCCTCTTCTTTTTCACCTCGACTAAAATTCCGAGCGATTCGGAGAGTATAGACTTAAGCGGCGAATTCGGCTCCGTCTCGAACAGCCGGACATCGGATTCCTTCGGTCCTGTTTTGTTATCCCGGCGATAATAAATAAGAGCGTTCTCGATATTTCCTTCTCTGAGTTTGAGTCTGCCCTCGTCTACTCTAAAATATGTGTCGGTTTGATCGTCTCTTCCCACAAAGCGCGCTTTCTGCGACATAAGTAACTTTCTTATCGGTTCATGGTCCGCGCATCTGGCTTTGATTTCGACGTTTTTTATCGGCACGATTTGGGAAACAGTATTGTAGGTTAAGAAGGACAAAATAATGTCATTGCCCGCCAGACATAAGTCGGGCTGGCGATACGACGAGGCAATCTCTTAAACCCTGTCATGCTGAGCGCCTGCCCGATGGATGTCAGGCGGGGAGTCGAAGCATCCCGAGATTGCTTCTCCCGATAAATCGGGATCGCAAAGACAAGGGAGAGCGGTCAGAGTTACCGCCGATGGCGGTGCAGCCTTATTCAGGCTTGTTCTCCCATAGTCCCATCGGATTGCCGTCCGGGTCGGTGAACAGCGCGAACCATCCGGCGTCACCAACGTCCTGTCTCCCGCTCTGAGCCTTCCCGCCGTTATCTTCGACAGATTGAAGCGAGTCTTCGATATTCTCTACCTGAATATAACCGACAGTTCCTCCGATCTGGTGCGTTTCGGGCTTGACGAACGCGCCGCTTATTCCCGCTCCGTCAGCGGTAAAAAGTATGTAATCGTTATCAGGGACGGGTGTCAGCTCCCAGCCGAATATGTCGGAATAAAATTTAGGCGTTTCTTCAAGGTCTTTTACAGGTATTTCAATGTGAACTATGCCGTCAGCCATATCTCCTCCGGAAATTTTTCTGTTGTTGGTTTAAGATAGCGTCCGAAGGATAAATCTAAAAGGAAAATGAGTCTCACCGGGAATCAAGATACTCAAAAGGGCTTGACATTTGAACTGAGCGGAATATACTTTGAAATCCTTGATGGCTAAGAAACCCCAACAGATTTCGTCATTTAAACCCGACACGGATATCCAGGGATACTTTCTCGTAACCGAGAAAAGCATTCGTAAAACGAGAGCAGGCGACCCGTATCTCGACATGATCCTTCAGGATG harbors:
- a CDS encoding transcriptional repressor; translated protein: MKCTPARLSIFKEVYSSSEHFDADEIYFRLRSEKKRVSRATVYRTLDLLVENGFVSKVNVGQSQVHFENTLAQKHHEHLVCTQCGKIIEFNNKLLEEEQNRICKEYGFLPTKHNLIVFGLCDKCQRRSD
- a CDS encoding class IV adenylate cyclase gives rise to the protein MPIKNVEIKARCADHEPIRKLLMSQKARFVGRDDQTDTYFRVDEGRLKLREGNIENALIYYRRDNKTGPKESDVRLFETEPNSPLKSILSESLGILVEVKKKREIYFIENVKFHLDEVARLGSFVEIEAIDEDGSIGIKELDAQCNKYLAMFGIEETDLISNSYSDMLLEKHEGNGLISER
- a CDS encoding metal-dependent transcriptional regulator, giving the protein MKSEKLDHLLEHLFLLLEDNAKEAPNGREVRCDHSALSDYVEFTPNSDESRFINVEGESYVLTDLGEERAESLIRRNRLTERLLTDLLQVSGEEMESQACKFEHVISPEVEDSICTLLGHPTYCPHGRKIPRGECCKGFKTDIQQVVVPLDRIKVGSTSKIIFTTPAYHERYERLTLLGVEPGAMITLYQKIPSFVIKVDETEVALDQEVAREIFVRPSNGKKL
- the feoB gene encoding ferrous iron transport protein B, whose product is MRQMSEKVGLAVHEHTSSKVVSKSPPVVLIGNPNVGKSVVFGYLSGRYVTVSNFPGTTVEISRGTIGTNDTKDTIIDTPGVNNLLPSSEDERVTRDLLLRQKPKSIIQVIDSKNLKRGLLLTIQLAEMELPVVLDLNMTDEAITRGVSVDASALSELLGVPVIETVATRKKGLKEVGDALKTAAIPEMSLNYGPLIEPAVKKIEKMLPEIRTGVRSIALMLLGGDETIVDWLQDRMSTAELEEVESIVGSVQEKFNEPLSRVITRRRMKEAGRIADIATGRFGKQSSDIATKIGILTMHPFWGLFSAAAVLYLMYQFVGVFGAGYLTDYLEGVIFAQYLSVWFSDLFSHVPIAVIRDIFVGEYGLLTMALPYSIAIILPVVVTFFIAFGILEDSGYLPRLAVMLNKVFKLMGLNGKAVLPMVLGLGCDTMATLTTRILDTKKERILVTLLLALGVPCSAQLGVIMGLLGAISISALMIWGVVVFLVLIVVGFLASKLIPDEGSDFILELPPIRVPKLSNITVKTLARTEWYLKEAVPLFFVGTLLLYLLHVTGALLVIERFSSPIVQSVLGLPAKATEAFIVGFLRRDYGIAGLNGMDLTTAQILVASVTLTLFIPCIANFLIMIKERGMKMTLAMSAVIIPIAFLVGGMLNFILKLTGYTG
- a CDS encoding VOC family protein, giving the protein MADGIVHIEIPVKDLEETPKFYSDIFGWELTPVPDNDYILFTADGAGISGAFVKPETHQIGGTVGYIQVENIEDSLQSVEDNGGKAQSGRQDVGDAGWFALFTDPDGNPMGLWENKPE
- a CDS encoding heavy metal translocating P-type ATPase, giving the protein MAIDPVCQMEVEPENAAGSSEYKGNTIYFCSDFCKEVFDKDPEKYPIETPKSGGDHAHDEDHDHEHHHDEGSTALYTCSMDPEVRQEGPGACPKCGMSLEPLETKIITKREYVCPMHPEVVKSEPGSCPICGMALEPRTVTLDEEENPELKDMNRRFLVSLVFSVPILLFTMSKMTFGVSFLPPGWGHWLELALATPVVIWAGAPFFRRGWDSVVNRSPNMFTLIAIGTGVAYMYSLVATFFPELFPAAFRGENGEVGVYYEAAAVIITLVLLGQVLELRARSKTSSAIKALLGLAPNSARIVGEKGEERDIPLEDVTVGNSLRVRPGEKVPVDGTITEGESYIDESMVSGEPMPVSKTAGDKVTGGTVNGTGTFVMKAERVGSDTLLSQIVKMVSEAQRSRAPIQGLADKVSSYFVPAVVIISIITFIIWGIFGPDPKLAYALVNAVAVLIIACPCALGLATPISIMVGTGRGARAGVLIKNAEAIERLEKVDTLVVDKTGTLTEGKPKVVGIKSLNDWSENELIRLTASVERGSEHPLGKAIIEDAAEKNIELGAVADFESVTGKGVRGTVDNKIVSVGNSKFISEQGVPTEELESEAAGHFEKGETVIFVAVDKEPAGFIGISDPIKSTTKEAIRYLQKAGIEVVMLTGDNREAALRVAKELEINRVEAEVLPDEKNEIVKSLQESGKIVAMAGDGINDAPALAQADVGIAMGTGTDVAIESASVTLIKGDLMGIARARKLSRGTMRNIRQNLFWAFIYNFLGVPLAAGALYPFFGILLSPIIAAAAMSFSSVSVIGNALRLRNLSL
- a CDS encoding metal-sensitive transcriptional regulator yields the protein MLDTGTQKKSLRRLKSIKGQIGGIERMVDEKKYCMDIVHQIRAVRKALDSLSFVIMERHVKSCVREAFVDSKGNAADRKVDELFREMNQFLR